Below is a genomic region from Acinetobacter tibetensis.
ATTGCAGCACACCCTGTAACCAATAGTGTTAATCGGAGTTCTAAAGAGCGAATGGGCTTGAACATTATGCTTCAACCGAAATTTTATAGCCCAAGCCACGGACAGTATGAATGAGTTTTATCTCATGCCCCTCGTCAATTTTACTGCGTAAGCGTCGTACCGCGACATCAATAAAATTCGTATCGGTATCAAAATTGATATGCCAAACTTCGGAAGCAATTTGCCTACGCGTAATAATTTCATTTGGGTGCCGCAGCATAAAGTGCAATAAATTAAATTCTTTTTTACTGAGTTCAATTAACTGCTCATGTCGCCAAACTTTATGATGGATTAAGTCCATTTTTAAGTTGCCCATGCATAGCTCGTTTTCCTGAACATACTGTTGCCGTCTCAGCAAGCTTTTAATGCGTGCGAGTAATTCAATATATGAAAAAGGTTTGGCCAGATAGTCATCGGCACCCAGTTCCAGACCTTTGACCCTATCAATAATCTGGTCTTTGGCAGTGAGAAAAATCACGGGTATATGGGAAAATTGACGCAATACTTTTAAGACTGCCCAGCCATCAATATCGGGTAGCATCACATCTAGTATGACCAAACTATATGAATGCATTTTTAATTTTTCCAAGCCTTCTAGCCCTGAATGAACACATTCAGCCGCATAGCCAGATTCACTTAAGCCCTTCACCAGATATGAGGCGATCTTCACTTCATCTTCGATAATTAGAATACACATTTTGCTTAGACTCATTTTGAAGATGACAACTTTGTAATGTGATTGTCATGCTTCAAATCATTCAGGTTGTATAAGATTTTGTAAAACTTAATTCGGGGCAATCATGATGAACAATCTCAAAGGGCTTGTTTTAACAGTAATGCTGATGAGTAGCAGTACTTTTGCACAAACTGTTCAATTGAATCAAGTTTATTCACTCGATTCCAAAGCTGCACACACCCTTGTTGATGCCGCAGTGGCTGCTTGTCAAAAAATACAGCACAACATTGCTGTGGTTGTGGTTGATCGGGGAGGAAATACCTTGATGGCAAGTAGGCATGAAAATGTCGGCCCCCATAATTTGGGCGCAGCCGAAAAGAAAGCCTATACCGCTTTATCGACCAAAACAGCGACCTTGCTGTTAAGTCAAAATGCCCATGAAAACAGTGATGCAAAAAATTTAACCACTTTATCTAATTTGCTGTTGTTAGGGGGTGGTTTACCAGTGCG
It encodes:
- a CDS encoding heavy metal response regulator transcription factor, whose protein sequence is MCILIIEDEVKIASYLVKGLSESGYAAECVHSGLEGLEKLKMHSYSLVILDVMLPDIDGWAVLKVLRQFSHIPVIFLTAKDQIIDRVKGLELGADDYLAKPFSYIELLARIKSLLRRQQYVQENELCMGNLKMDLIHHKVWRHEQLIELSKKEFNLLHFMLRHPNEIITRRQIASEVWHINFDTDTNFIDVAVRRLRSKIDEGHEIKLIHTVRGLGYKISVEA
- a CDS encoding GlcG/HbpS family heme-binding protein, with translation MNNLKGLVLTVMLMSSSTFAQTVQLNQVYSLDSKAAHTLVDAAVAACQKIQHNIAVVVVDRGGNTLMASRHENVGPHNLGAAEKKAYTALSTKTATLLLSQNAHENSDAKNLTTLSNLLLLGGGLPVRYENQVVGAIGVAGAGGAKNDQYCAEAAIQSSFNR